From the genome of Nicotiana sylvestris chromosome 2, ASM39365v2, whole genome shotgun sequence, one region includes:
- the LOC104211910 gene encoding zinc transporter 1-like, translating into MITQPLLLKITTLIYFSILFQSTPIFANCTCEPQDKDHQKTKHEAALAYKLVAIASILCASAVGVIIPILLNNFKSLQNDYSSLNFLIKAFAAGVILATGFIHILPDAFQSLTNPCLNTEIFGSFPFAGFVSMMSAIFTLMMESFATGYHRRAELRKAQPVNIGDDDEENDGIQTHGPQILLERTNSSTLIRHRLISQILELGILVHSVIIGISLGTTENPKTIKPLIIALSFHQFFEGMGLGGCISQAKYRGRTIAIMVLFFTLTTPSGIGIGMMISKGYNEQSSAALIVQGVLNSASAGILIYMALVDLLAKDFMDPNLHTNFKLQILANVSLVLGASCMSLLAKWGGT; encoded by the exons atGATTACTCAACCTTTACTTCTTAAAATCACAACCCTAATCTACTTTTCAATCCTTTTCCAATCAACCCCAATCTTTGCAAATTGTACATGTGAACCCCAAGACAAAGATCATCAGAAAACCAAACATGAAGCCGCCTTAGCCTACAAACTAGTAGCCATAGCTTCAATACTTTGTGCAAGTGCAGTTGGAGTTATCATCCCAATTCTCTTGAACAACTTCAAAtctttgcaaaatgattattcaTCCCTTAATTTCTTGATCAAAGCTTTCGCGGCGGGCGTGATTCTTGCCACTGGATTCATTCACATTCTACCTGATGCATTTCAAAGCTTGACAAACCCTTGCCTTAATACTGAAATATTTGGGAGTTTTCCATTTGCTGGTTTTGTTTCAATGATGTCTGCTATATTTACTTTGATGATGGAGTCATTTGCAACTGGTTATCATAGAAGAGCTGAGCTTAGAAAAGCTCAGCCAGTGAATATtggagatgatgatgaagaaaatGATGGTATCCAAACACATGGTCCTCAAATTTTGCTAGAAAGAACCAATTCTTCTACTCTTATACGGCACAGGTTAATATCACAG attttggagctgggAATTTTGGTTCATTCTGTGATTATTGGCATATCGCTTGGAACAACAGAAAATCCCAAAACAATCAAACCTCTAATAATAGCTTTGAGTTTTCATCAATTTTTTGAAGGCATGGGACTTGGTGGCTGCATTTCCCAG GCGAAGTACAGGGGAAGAACAATAGCAATAATGGTGTTGTTCTTCACCCTTACAACTCCAAGTGGAATAGGTATTGGAATGATGATATCAAAAGGTTACAATGAGCAAAGCTCAGCAGCATTGATTGTGCAAGGGGTTCTTAATTCAGCATCAGCTGGTATTCTAATTTACATGGCACTTGTGGATCTTCTTGCAAAAGATTTCATGGACCCTAATTTACATACTAATTTCAAGCTCCAAATTCTTGCCAATGTATCACTTGTTTTGGGAGCTTCTTGTATGTCACTATTGGCAAAATGGGGTGGGACATAA